DNA from Daucus carota subsp. sativus chromosome 1, DH1 v3.0, whole genome shotgun sequence:
AACCTGTCATTTCTCTTTTGGAGCCGATAGCATCTCAGCTTATCGCTCTCTCTCGGGCGACAGAACCATTGTCTCTTCAGGTGGAAATTTCGAACTTGGTTTCTTCAAGCCTGGCAAGCTTTCCAAGTACTACATTGGCATGTGGTTTAAAAAGGTTTCTGCTCAGACTGTAGTGTGGGTAGCAAACCGAGAGAAGCCCGTCACTGATAAGTATTCTTCAGAGCTAAAACTTGTTGATGGTAACTTGGTGCTGTATGAGAAGGGTACTGAAATTTGGTCCACAGATACAAAATTGAAGTCCTCCAGTGTAGTTGCAGTACTACTTGATGAAGGAAATTTAGTTTTGAGAAATGGATCATCAAATACAACAGTCTGGCAAAGTTGGGATTACCCGACAGATACATGGTTTCCAGGAGGTTACCTTAGTTACGATAAACGTACAAACAGGACACAGATTCCTACTTCATGGAAGAACTCTGAAGATCCTGCTCCTGGATTGTACACTTTAGAAATTGACCCAATTGGACATCAATTTTTGATCAGGTGGAACAGGTCCCGGCAAATATGGACTAGTGGAGCTTGGAATGGGCAGATATTTACTAATGTGCCCGAGATCGCCAGTGGATCTATTTTTAACTTTACCTATATATCCAATAATCACGGTGattatttaacatattttttcgCAAATAGTTCTGCATACATTATTAGTAGATCTGTTATGGATTATAATGGGCAAATTAAGCAATTTGGATGGTTGCCTGATCAACAGAAGTGGTCCCTATTTTGGTCGGAGCCAAATACACAGTGCCAAGTTAATGCTTATTGCGGAGCCTATGGTGTTTGCAACGATATTTTTTCTCCTTTATGTAATTGCTTGCCAGGCTTCAAAAGTAGGTTTGAGAAAAGCTGGACTTCGGGAGATTATTCTGGCGGCTGCCAGAGATATATGGAACTGGAGTCTGGTAATGCATACACTACCGGCAGGAAAGCAGATatctttcaaattcattcacaCATGAAATGGCCTGATAatcctcaagctttctctgcTGTGAATGCAGAACGCTGCAAATCCAACTGCTTGAGCAATATTTCTTGCACAGCTTATGCTTATTATGAGAAAGCCTGTTTCACTTGGAACGGGGACCTCTTTAATATGCAGCAGCTATCTGTAGATGACAGCAATGGCAGGGTCATCTACATTAGAATTCATTCATCTGGCTCTTCAAAAAATAACAAGGGGATTATTTATGGCGTTGTTGGAGGGTCAATTGCAATTCTGTCCGTCCTTCTTCTAATTGCATTCAGACGACACAAATCAGGTATAGCTACTGTGATCGAAAGAGCTGCAGAAGGTACAATGGTGGCATTTGGCTACAAGGATTTGCAAACTGCAACCAAGAATTTCTCTGAAATGTTGGGGAAGGGAGGCTTTGGATCAGTTTACAAGGGAACATTGCCCGATTCAACAGTCATAGCAGTGAAGAAGCTGGAAGGCGTCAGCCAAGGGGAGAAACAATTCCGCAATGAAATCAGCACAATTGGTAACATTCAACATATAAACCTTGTGCATCTTCGCGGTTTCTGTTCTCAAGGTAACAAGAAGTTGTTAGTGTACGAGTATGCATCCAATGGATCATTAGATTCTCATCTTTTCAACCCAAAAAAGGACGAGAGTATATTACCCTGGACAAGAAGGTATGAAATTGCATTAGGGACAGCCAGAGGACTGGTGTATCTGCACGAGAACTGCAGGGACTGTATCATACATTGTGATATAAAACCTGAAAACATTCTTCTGGATTCTTTCATGTGTCCCAAAGTTGCAGATTTTGGGCTAGCCAAGTTGGTGGGGCGTAATTTTAGTAGGGTTTTGACCACAATGAGAGGAACTCGAGGCTACCTTGCTCCTGAATGGATATCTGGCGGAGCCATAACAGCAAAAGCAGATGTGTATAGCTTCGGAATGATGTTGTTTGAGTTTGTGTCAGGTAGGCGAAATTCTGAGCAAACTAGAGATGGGAAGGTTAACTTCTTTCCGGCAATTGCTGCAAATGTGATAATGGGCCGGGGCGACATCCTTACTATATTAGACCCCAATTTAAACCAGGTTGCTGATGTAGAAGAAGTAACCAACATATGTAGAGTAGCTTGTTGGTGCATACAAGAAAATGAACATGTTCGTCCAACAATGAGCCAGATAGTTCAAATTCTTGAAGGGGTTGTGGATGTGGACATGCCTCCTGATCCAAGAGGACTTCAAGTCTTTATCGACAATGAAGATGATATTGTTTTCTTCACTGATAAGGCATCCTCCTCGAATTTGCATATACAGAGCGATCCTGCATGGGCTTCATCATTCGTTGAAGAGCAGTATACCAACAAAAAGACCCAAGGTTCAAAGATACAGGAATGTGAATCTGATTGAGCCTCGCTTTGGTTCCATTTTCATATTAGAAAGTTTGAGAAAATGAAACATCGttaatacatattatatatttattaataatgtaTAATTTGATCCCACATTAACTAGTCATTTTGAGCCACATTTTGGGTGACAAGTCATTATGTTTAGAGTAGATTCTCCTCGGTGAGATCTTTTTGAAGCACATTTAAATACTCAAAATATTTAAGAGATGGATGAGATATAATTGTCCAAAGATAGTTTTTTAAGAGTGGAAGTTGATGAGGACGGTTGGATAACTCAATGGTTAAGAGCTCATCCTCAGTCGTCTCAGGTACTGGGTTCGACCCGtttgtaaaaaaagaaaaagagtggAAGTTGATATATGAAACCTTATATCCCCTATTGAATTGATAAAGAGCACTGGAACTAATTTTTATAACAAAACACTTTTCTAGTCTGGTGCAAATTGTGAGATGTCGAGGTGAATTTCATGAATCCCCATAAACAATAACTAATTCTTTTAAGTTAAATCAAACGACCCCTTGACGCCtttgtattaatattttgtgCTGCCAATATAAGCATTCGAATTGTATCTAAGCGGGCTGCTCGAGCAAAATGCGGGTGCGGGTACTGGGGTGTGTGGTACACGACGATACGAGAATTcggcaaatttaaaaatatgaggaTTCGGGTGCGGAGGATTcggcaaatattaatatattaaaaatatattttatatatgtatttgaagagttaaattcatatttaaacTAAATAATCGAATAAACAAGTTCAATATCCTTAacaatatacaatataattatttaataacataATTATCACATCATAAGGTAGTCAAGTGACAGAATATTTAACTAATCAcaaaattaatcattaaaaagaatCTTCAAGAATCCCCGAGTATCGAAGAATCCCCAAGAATCGAGTGCGCGGTACGGCGGGTAAGTGAAGTATCCTGCTTTCTGGTCTACAAGTCTACAATGTAAGTTGGTGTGTGTCCCTCGTGGCTCTTACTATATCCACCATACTTGTCTTCCGTGACTTGGTTGAAGTTTACTTTAACTGCGCTTCTGCCTTGATTATTTCTTTTATCATTGCATCATTTCTTTAGTATTTAGCGTTAACTGATGTTCCCCAGAAGACATGTCGACGTCTCTGTGCTTTACTTTTAAGGTTGTTCCGCCTTGGATGCATTCGGCGTATCCGTTTGCACTATATCATGATCCCACCCTTTTCCCAGACCAAACAGTAGGTTTATGTTGGTTCAGTTTGTTCTACCCTTTACCAAATTTCATGctcttattttttcttttatcttgATGTTGTATAATTCAGCATAATTTCAAACTTGCATGTAAGTTATCCATCAGTTTTGTTTTGCCAAGACTCCAAGTCAAGAACCATCATTGGAGCACTAATTCTTGACTTTCTTTTAAGTTTagagttaagagcttgtttaaagagcccattggagatgctcttatataaCAAAACACTTTTCT
Protein-coding regions in this window:
- the LOC108208564 gene encoding G-type lectin S-receptor-like serine/threonine-protein kinase At2g19130 translates to MDAKQNLFFVPILLFFLCFSTTCHFSFGADSISAYRSLSGDRTIVSSGGNFELGFFKPGKLSKYYIGMWFKKVSAQTVVWVANREKPVTDKYSSELKLVDGNLVLYEKGTEIWSTDTKLKSSSVVAVLLDEGNLVLRNGSSNTTVWQSWDYPTDTWFPGGYLSYDKRTNRTQIPTSWKNSEDPAPGLYTLEIDPIGHQFLIRWNRSRQIWTSGAWNGQIFTNVPEIASGSIFNFTYISNNHGDYLTYFFANSSAYIISRSVMDYNGQIKQFGWLPDQQKWSLFWSEPNTQCQVNAYCGAYGVCNDIFSPLCNCLPGFKSRFEKSWTSGDYSGGCQRYMELESGNAYTTGRKADIFQIHSHMKWPDNPQAFSAVNAERCKSNCLSNISCTAYAYYEKACFTWNGDLFNMQQLSVDDSNGRVIYIRIHSSGSSKNNKGIIYGVVGGSIAILSVLLLIAFRRHKSGIATVIERAAEGTMVAFGYKDLQTATKNFSEMLGKGGFGSVYKGTLPDSTVIAVKKLEGVSQGEKQFRNEISTIGNIQHINLVHLRGFCSQGNKKLLVYEYASNGSLDSHLFNPKKDESILPWTRRYEIALGTARGLVYLHENCRDCIIHCDIKPENILLDSFMCPKVADFGLAKLVGRNFSRVLTTMRGTRGYLAPEWISGGAITAKADVYSFGMMLFEFVSGRRNSEQTRDGKVNFFPAIAANVIMGRGDILTILDPNLNQVADVEEVTNICRVACWCIQENEHVRPTMSQIVQILEGVVDVDMPPDPRGLQVFIDNEDDIVFFTDKASSSNLHIQSDPAWASSFVEEQYTNKKTQGSKIQECESD